A window from Plasmodium cynomolgi strain B DNA, chromosome 7, whole genome shotgun sequence encodes these proteins:
- a CDS encoding organelle processing peptidase (putative), which produces ILNQPITQVTELPNKLKIATVKSTCEVPTIGIWISSGSKYENKQNNGVAHFLEHMIFKGTKKRNRIQLEKEIENMGAHLNAYTAREQTSYYCRCFKDDVKWCIELLSDILSNSIFDENLIDMEKHVILREMEEVEKSKDEVIFDKLHMTAFRDHPLGYTILGPVENIKNMNRQSIINYINTNYTSDRMVLCAVGDVKHEEVVKLAEQHFSHLKPQSANMGSASNMGSASNTGSASNIDNVKPYFCGSEIIMRDDDSGPSAHVAVAFEGVDWKSPDSITFMLMQCIIGTYKKSEEGILPGKLSANRTINNICNKMTIGCADYFSAFNTCYNNTGLFGFYVQCDELAVEHALGELMFGVTSLSYSITDEEVELAKIQLKTQLINMFESSSTLAEEVSRQILVYGRNIPLAEFLLRLDKIDTEEVKRVAWKYLHDREIAVAAMGALHGMPQYYDLRQKTFWLRY; this is translated from the coding sequence ATCCTGAACCAGCCAATCACACAAGTAACCGAGTTACCCAACAAGCTGAAAATAGCTACTGTCAAAAGTACGTGCGAAGTACCTACCATAGGAATATGGATCAGTAGTGGaagtaaatatgaaaataaacaGAATAATGGAGTAGCTCACTTTCTAGAGCACATGATATTTAAAGGAACTAAAAAGAGAAACCGAATCCAATTAGAGAAAGAAATCGAAAATATGGGGGCACATCTAAATGCATACACAGCTAGAGAACAGACTAGTTACTACTGTAGGTGTTTTAAGGACGATGTAAAATGGTGCATAGAGCTCTTGAGTGATATTCTATCCAACAGTATCTTTGATGAAAATCTAATCGATATGGAAAAACATGTCATTCTGAGAGAGATGGAAGAGGTAGAGAAATCCAAAGATGAAGTAATTTTCGATAAGCTACACATGACTGCATTTCGGGATCATCCTTTAGGGTACACCATTTTAGGACCcgtagaaaatataaaaaatatgaaccgACAGAGCATTATTAACTACATCAATACGAATTATACTTCGGACAGGATGGTTCTCTGTGCAGTGGGTGATGTGAAGCACGAAGAGGTGGTCAAGCTAGCCGAGCAGCACTTTAGTCATTTAAAGCCGCAATCTGCCAACATGGGTTCTGCCTCTAACATGGGATCTGCCTCCAACACGGGTTCTGCATCTAACATAGATAATGTAAAACCATACTTTTGTGGCTCCGAAATTATCATGAGAGATGATGACTCAGGACCTAGTGCACATGTAGCTGTGGCCTTTGAAGGAGTTGATTGGAAGTCCCCTGACTCTATCACCTTCATGTTAATGCAATGCATTATTGGAacttacaaaaaaagtgaagaaggaaTACTACCAGGAAAGCTTTCCGCCAACAGAACCATAAATAATATCTGCAATAAAATGACAATAGGATGTGCAGAttatttttctgcatttaATACATGTTACAACAATACAGGTCTGTTTGGCTTTTATGTGCAGTGTGATGAGCTAGCTGTAGAGCATGCCTTGGGAGAACTCATGTTTGGAGTAACATCCTTAAGTTACAGTATCACAGATGAAGAAGtcgagctagccaaaatacAATTAAAGACTCAACTCATTAATATGTTTGAATCATCATCTACCCTGGCAGAAGAAGTGTCAAGACAGATTCTCGTGTACGGTCGGAATATCCCACTAGCAGAGTTCCTACTCAGATTAGACAAAATAGATACGGAGGAAGTGAAACGGGTCGCGTGGAAGTATCTACATGATCGGGAGATAGCTGTTGCTGCTATGGGTGCTCTGCACGGCATGCCGCAGTACTACGACCTCAGACAGAAGACCTTCTGGTTGAGGTAC
- a CDS encoding hypothetical protein (putative): QQISRSPAQPLNCSPTYSIPLVQAIIGTLCQLKQSKGSKWTIKGKLINVKKENNVQLFYVENAVLSFGKIVIHVPLLKMKSIDL, encoded by the coding sequence CAACAGATCAGCCGCTCACCCGCTCAACCGCTCAACTGCTCACCCACTTACTCGATTCCCCTCGTGCAGGCCATCATCGGGACGCTGTGCCAACTGAAGCAGTCCAAAGGCAGCAAGTGGACCATCAAGGGAAAACTCATCAacgttaaaaaagaaaacaacgTCCAGCTATTCTACGTGGAGAACGCCGTCCTGTCTTTCGGAAAAATTGTCATACATGTCCCCCTGCTCAAAATGAAATCGATCGATTTG
- a CDS encoding delta tubulin (putative) → MTVLTVQIGQCGNQLGQAFLDTIFKHVSSAKNEGFRAKLADMYFEEECHYGNNLLPVIQYAENNKGRKSLLSESNEVMCLNNHIARSILIDMEPKVIEKCLYQTAADERRAPLDSTNYNKRNFIYGLNGSGNNWSYGFNVHAKNICEDFLNLIQKEMESNDSKEGVDNIILFHSLAGGSGSGISSYLSYLLKDEYPSVNLLNVCVLPYMFGEISVQSLNSVLCLSSLYDSSDAIVLFENDKFELMCKRMNNENINTEEINRHISLFLTYTLGLPLDSANAMGSGGSKYTNAMNSILTDLCSHPSYKLLTTRYLPQVFEENMKFEQNTFSMLLKRMHKMVINGRIVDYDAPHGCGGRSLPAENSTVDLHFVRLSSRDLHKSCAFLKRVHIPLHLRESLSKSYVSVQQNCVLLRRGPKSYSARTQGSRPPHESTRGPPPSRMHQGNGPTEGPLASTHFRHNNVVFGSKMILRGELQENINFDLFKSHVLYNHRSISPMEVYIDESRDFSYNSLAMVSNCLTPVPTLKKILQSAKMLYGTNAYMYQYNSYGVSHDHVHSSLMAIDQVISAYEGLSCEG, encoded by the exons ATGACGGTGCTGACCGTGCAGATCGGCCAATGCGGCAACCAGCTGGGCCAGGCGTTCCTCGACACGATCTTCAAGCACGTCAGCTCGGCAAAGAACGAAGGCTTCAGGGCGAAGCTGGCGGACATGTACTTCGAAGAGGAGTGCCACTATGGAAACAACCTCCTACCAGTGATACAGTATGCAGAAAACAACAAAGGTAGGAAGTCGCTCCTAAGCGAAAGCAACGAAGTGATGTGTTTGAATAATCACATAGCGAGGTCCATCCTAATCGACATGGAGCCGAAGGTTATTGAAAAGTGCCTGTACCAGACTGCCGCCGACGAGAGGAGAGCCCCCCTGGACAGTACGAAT TACAACAAAAGGAACTTCATTTACGgcctgaacgggtcaggcAATAATTGGTCCTACGGATTTAATGTGCACGCAAAAAACATATGCGAGGATTTCCTCAATTTgatacaaaaagaaatggaaagtaACGACAGCAAAGAAGGAGTAGATAACATCATCCTATTTCATAGTCTCGCAGGAGGAAGTGGAAGTGGAATCAGTTCCTATCTCTCGTATCTACTAAAGGATGAATATCCATCAGTCAACCTCCTCAATGTGTGTGTCTTACCCTACATGTTTGGGGAAATCAGTGTACAGAGCTTAAATTCGGTACTCTGCTTATCATCTCTGTATGACTCCTCCGATGCTATTGTACTTTTcgaaaatgacaaatttgAGTTAATGTGCAAAAGGATGaacaatgaaaatattaacacAGAGGAAATAAATCGACACATTAGTCTCTTCCTCACATATACCCTTGGGTTGCCTCTAGACTCTGCTAATGCGATGGGGAGTGGTGGGTCCAAGTACACCAATGCTATGAACTCCATCCTGACTGACCTTTGTAGCCACCCCAGTTATAAATTGCTCACTACTCGATATCTGCCACAAGTCTTCGAGGAAAATATGAAGTTCGAACAGAACACGTTCAGCATGCTTCTTAAGCGTATGCATAAGATGGTTATTAATGGACGCATCGTTGACTATGACGCGCCGCACGGGTGTGGTGGGCGCTCTCTCCCAGCGGAGAACTCCACCGTTGACTTGCACTTCGTTCGACTCTCCTCCAGGGATCTACACAAGAGCTGCGCCTTTTTGAAGCGCGTGCACATCCCGCTGCACCTGCGGGAGTCCCTCAGCAAGTCCTACGTCAGCGTGCAGCAGAACTGCGTCCTTCTGCGTCGGGGCCCGAAGAGTTATTCAGCGCGCACTCAGGGGTCTCGTCCTCCCCACGAATCCACACGTGGACCCCCCCCTAGTCGTATGCACCAGGGGAACGGGCCCACAGAAGGACCATTAGCTAGCACCCACTTCCGACACAACAATGTAGTGTTTGGGTCCAAAATGATACTCCGTGGAGAGCTCCAAGAAAATATCAACTTCGATTTGTTTAAGAGTCACGTGCTGTACAACCACAGGTCTATCAGCCCGATGGAGGTCTACATTGACGAGAGCAGGGACTTCAGCTATAACAGCTTGGCGATGGTGTCGAACTGCCTAACCCCGGTACCTACactgaagaaaattttgcagAGTGCCAAGATGCTCTACGGCACCAATGCGTACATGTACCAGTACAACAGCTACGGCGTGTCGCATGACCACGTGCACAGCTCGCTGATGGCGATCGATCAGGTCATCAGCGCGTACGAGGGGCTGTCCTGCGAGGGGTAG
- a CDS encoding hypothetical protein (putative) has translation MSTIGQCFRYERTTSCRKREHYQWNMDIIGTDLIDADVEILTVLVSFFRRVHLLPSDVVIKINDKRIVLQMIKKIFKTSLSEFSQPYIQHHVIPNILHILDKYKKITSATFKCFLQRKMPYLHKHEVINFFSVIEKIQSLTDLAIFFNSPEKGGILSDLHTVLSYFEEMNLNRYFEIDLTVVRGMEYYTNIIFESFYRHRKYRAICGGGRYRYVLNDGQRVCAVGFGMGDVVITEILFNSQARHGRSASGDLADELSKNVDVVSFSPPLVQQAERQAECEAKCQAESQAECQAECQAESQAESQAESQAECQAERRAEQRTEHRTERQPWQKHIGHPPRSLIQREHFHIVDTLRRNGVRVYSLLQGGSNSSLSKALKKANSLRANFFFFFDEHTGVFFLKDLRTGGQRAVTSADVLSVYSSGVSLPPQEQDPTKDEHGGDGSGDPAGGAFATGEAEETPHDVDLETQVQRATRENKVFLKYDYTREKPWAHHADKSMWFNYNFDEHSFKEWVQKHIDKRIEKQQNYQIENADNIYEDKFRATVRTPRNFEDTYRRGHSDYNEQNYDDDASRRNPKGAKNNTAMKAGNSKRGGLSNNYVLQRGNNTLLEPHEESSFGFQPLSEEDNYLEGRSRKMPPEKAPKSSKATKATNASNASNRTGEMAQNGGGTHGEGGHSVQGEDLTQFQNLVNFFKLNPEV, from the exons ATGAGCACCATCGGTCAGTGCTTCCGATATGAACGAACAACCAGCTGCAGGAAGAGGGAGCACTACCAATGGAATATGGATATTATAGGGACGGACCTCATAGATGCAGATGTAGAAATTCTAACCGTCTTAGTCTCCTTCTTCCGCCGAGTCCACCTACTCCCCAGCGACGTAgtcattaaaataaatgacaaGCGAATTGTCCtccaaatgataaaaaaaatattcaagaCATCCCTAAGTGAGTTCTCACAACCCTACATACAACACCATGTGATTCCAAATATACTGCACATTTTagacaaatataaaaaaataacaagtGCTACCTTTAAGTGTTTTCTCCAAAGGAAGATGCCTTACTTGCACAAACATGAAGTGATTAATTTCTTCAGCGTcattgaaaaaatacaaagctTAACTGACttggcaatattttttaattccccagaaaaggggggcatTCTTTCCGATTTACACACTGTACTCAGTTATTTTGAGGAGATGAATTTAAACCGTTACTTCGAGATCGACTTAACTGTTGTTAGGGGAATGGAATACTACACTAATATCATTTTTGAGAGTTTCTACAGGCACAGAAAGTACAGAGCAATatgtgggggggggagatatAGGTATGTTCTTAACGATGGCCAGCGTGTGTGTGCAGTGGGTTTTGGGATGGGAGACGTTGTCATCACGGAGATTCTATTCAACAGCCAAGCGCGCCATGGGCGGAGCGCCTCGGGAGACTTAGCCGACGAGCTCTCCAAAAACGTCGACGTGGTTAGCTTTTCTCCCCCGCTGGTCCAGCAGGCGGAGCGTCAGGCGGAGTGTGAAGCGAAGTGTCAGGCGGAGAGTCAGGCGGAGTGTCAAGCGGAGTGTCAGGCGGAGAGTCAGGCGGAGAGTCAGGCGGAGAGTCAGGCGGAGTGTCAAGCGGAGCGACGTGCAGAACAGCGTACAGAGCACCGCACAGAGAGGCAACCGTGGCAGAAACATATTGGCCACCCCCCCCGCAGCCTCATACAGAGGGAACACTTCCACATAGTGGACACTCTGCGCAGAAACGGCGTGCGCGTGTACTCCCTCCTCCAGGGCGGCAGCAACAGCAGCCTTTCGAAGGCTTTGAAGAAGGCCAACTCCCTGcgcgcaaatttttttttcttcttcgatgAGCACACTGGAGTGTTCTTCCTGAAGGATTTGAGAACGGGGGGGCAGCGCGCGGTGACGTCGGCGGACGTCCTGTCGGTCTACTCATCGGGGGTTTCGCTGCCACCCCA AGAACAGGACCCAACAAAGGACGAACACGGCG GGGATGGCAGTGGTGACCCCGCCGGCGGCGCATTTGCCACGGGCGAAGCTGAA GAAACACCCCACGACGTGGACCTCGAGACGCAGGTGCAGAGAGCCACGAGGGAAAACAAAGTCTTCCTGAAGTACGACTACACTCGGGAGAAGCCATGGGCTCACCACGCAGATAAGAGCATGTGGTTTAATTACAACTTCGACGAGCATTCCTTCAAGGAGTGGGTTCAGAAACATATCGACAAGCGGATCGAGAAGCAACAGAACTACCAAATTGAAAATGCCGATAATATATATGAGGATAAATTCAGAGCTACTGTTAGGACCCCTCGAAATTTCGAAGACACATATCGCAGGGGGCATAGCGACTATAATGAACAGAACTACGATGACGATGCCTCGAGGCGTAACCCAAAGGGAGCAAAGAACAACACAGCGATGAAAGCAGGTAATTCCAAGAGGGGGGGGTTAAGTAATAACTACGTCCTGCAAAGAGGTAACAACACTCTGTTGGAACCCCACGAGGAGAGCAGCTTCGGTTTTCAACCCCTTAGCGAAGAGGACAACTACTTGGAGGGGCGCAGCAGGAAGATGCCCCCCGAGAAAGCACCTAAATCGTCGAAAGCAACGAAAGCAACGAACGCATCGAACGCATCGAATAGAACGGGGGAGatggcacaaaatggaggagggaCCCACGGGGAGGGAGGTCACTCCGTTCAGGGCGAAGACCTCACGCAGTTTCAGAAtttagttaatttttttaagttgaaCCCGGAGGTATAG